One window from the genome of Bradyrhizobium xenonodulans encodes:
- a CDS encoding sensor domain-containing diguanylate cyclase, with protein sequence MNVTSQRAGWSRLPLRAAAFVVLTCATILGVSGWREWAARDAVLKGAETEMANVARSLTQHAEDSLDLLDSGVIGVVTRLEMDGTEPATIAKLRNLLEARKKAMERVHSLAIIDDRGNWLTSPGTIASTLSDDAFFRHHQLSPKREPFVGHPVKSLLDGEWVVTLSRRFNKPDGSFGGVVLATISSNYLSHFYEQFEIGRNSSVSLTHGDGLMIARNPSNETFVGRSVSDKPLFRDASLQRPSGVYYFKSPLDGAERVSFFKRSGRFPLLLLATVDKDELLAPWRTAAISRMLYVLALVMLIAVIGAVLVRQLQRGQRMAAALIEKEAHFRLLAEGSSDMVTRIGLDERLRYVSPSAARVVGWRANQLIGTPALAGIHAEDRPHVQAIVDAMKRGDAEEARVTYRNTHRTNTEVWLESTMRVTRKDNGKVDGVVAISRDITEQKKLETRLETLAIEDGLTGLANRRRFDERLSEEWARAYRDRSSLALLMIDVDHFKAYNDEYGHPAGDACLRVVAQVIAAEMKRPGDLAARYGGEEFAMLLPNTDAAGCARIGERIRKAIREAGLVHTSNHASGYVTASLGGAACRPALERTAGVGTLIEAADQALYAAKEAGRDQLMMSVEVVHLPKASGE encoded by the coding sequence GCGGCTGGCGTGAATGGGCCGCGCGCGATGCGGTGCTCAAGGGCGCCGAGACCGAGATGGCGAACGTCGCCCGCTCGCTGACGCAGCATGCCGAGGACAGCCTCGATCTGCTCGATTCCGGCGTCATCGGCGTCGTCACCCGGCTGGAGATGGACGGCACCGAGCCCGCCACGATCGCCAAGCTGCGCAACCTCCTGGAGGCGCGCAAGAAGGCGATGGAGCGCGTGCACAGCCTCGCCATCATCGACGACCGCGGCAACTGGCTGACCTCGCCCGGCACGATCGCCTCGACGCTCAGCGACGACGCGTTCTTCCGCCATCACCAGCTTTCCCCCAAGCGCGAGCCCTTTGTCGGCCATCCCGTGAAGAGCCTGCTCGACGGCGAATGGGTCGTCACGCTGTCGCGCCGCTTCAACAAGCCCGATGGCAGCTTCGGGGGCGTGGTGCTTGCGACCATCAGCTCCAACTATCTCTCGCATTTCTACGAGCAGTTCGAGATCGGCCGCAACAGCTCGGTGTCGCTCACGCATGGCGACGGCCTGATGATCGCGCGCAACCCCAGCAACGAAACATTCGTCGGACGCAGCGTTTCCGACAAGCCGTTGTTCCGCGACGCTAGCCTGCAACGGCCGAGTGGGGTCTACTATTTCAAGTCTCCGCTGGACGGCGCCGAGCGCGTCAGCTTCTTCAAGCGCTCGGGCCGTTTCCCGCTTCTTCTGCTTGCCACCGTCGACAAGGACGAGTTGCTCGCGCCCTGGCGCACTGCTGCGATTTCCCGGATGCTCTACGTGCTCGCGCTGGTCATGCTGATCGCGGTGATCGGCGCGGTGCTGGTGCGGCAGTTGCAACGCGGCCAGCGCATGGCTGCCGCGCTAATCGAGAAGGAAGCGCATTTCCGCCTGCTCGCGGAAGGCTCCAGCGACATGGTGACGCGTATCGGGCTCGACGAGCGGCTGCGCTACGTCTCGCCCTCGGCGGCCCGCGTCGTCGGCTGGCGCGCCAATCAACTGATCGGAACGCCCGCGCTCGCCGGCATTCATGCGGAAGACCGGCCGCACGTCCAGGCCATCGTGGATGCCATGAAGCGCGGCGACGCGGAGGAGGCGCGCGTCACCTACCGTAACACGCACCGGACCAACACCGAGGTCTGGCTCGAATCGACCATGCGCGTCACGCGCAAGGACAACGGCAAGGTCGACGGCGTGGTCGCGATCTCGCGCGACATCACCGAGCAGAAGAAGCTGGAGACCCGGCTCGAAACGCTCGCGATCGAGGACGGCCTCACCGGGCTTGCCAACCGCCGCCGCTTCGACGAGCGGCTCAGCGAGGAATGGGCGCGCGCCTATCGCGACCGCTCGAGCCTTGCCTTGCTGATGATCGACGTTGATCATTTCAAGGCCTATAACGACGAATACGGCCATCCCGCGGGCGATGCCTGCCTGCGGGTGGTGGCCCAGGTCATCGCCGCCGAGATGAAGCGTCCGGGCGATTTGGCTGCGCGCTATGGCGGCGAGGAATTCGCCATGCTGCTGCCGAACACCGACGCCGCCGGCTGCGCCCGGATCGGCGAGCGGATCCGCAAGGCCATCCGCGAGGCAGGCCTCGTCCACACCTCCAATCATGCGTCAGGCTACGTCACCGCTTCGCTCGGTGGCGCCGCCTGCCGGCCGGCGCTGGAGCGCACCGCCGGTGTCGGCACGCTGATCGAGGCCGCCGATCAGGCGCTCTATGCGGCGAAGGAAGCCGGCCGCGACCAGCTGATGATGTCGGTCGAGGTGGTGCACCTGCCCAAGGCGTCGGGCGAGTAA
- a CDS encoding SlyX family protein, producing MRIAYQDDTIETLNQTITAQWKQIDMLTRKIAELGERLQEAETNAPGPANERPPHY from the coding sequence ATGCGCATCGCCTATCAGGACGACACCATCGAGACGCTGAACCAGACCATCACCGCGCAGTGGAAGCAGATCGATATGCTGACGCGGAAGATCGCAGAGCTCGGTGAGCGGCTTCAGGAAGCCGAAACGAATGCGCCGGGCCCTGCCAACGAGCGCCCGCCGCATTATTGA
- the trhO gene encoding oxygen-dependent tRNA uridine(34) hydroxylase TrhO → MTYKVAAFYQFAALPEYRELREPLRAFSAGLALKGSVLLAREGINGTIAGAPEAVDAFIHELAHGGLFGGRLNNLELKFSTAEAIPFGRLKVRLKKEIVTLGDEAADPTRQVGTYVDAAEWNTLIAAPDTLVLDTRNAFEVAMGTFEGAVDPGIRSFGQFKDFAAEQLDPARHRRIAMFCTGGIRCEKASAHLLARGFAEVYHLRGGILKYLEEVPEAQSRWRGECFVFDERVALGHGLREKDKGHGRDK, encoded by the coding sequence ATGACTTACAAGGTCGCCGCCTTCTATCAATTCGCCGCCCTGCCCGAATATCGCGAGCTGCGCGAGCCGCTGCGCGCGTTCTCCGCCGGCCTCGCGCTGAAGGGCAGCGTGCTGCTGGCTCGCGAGGGCATCAACGGCACGATTGCCGGCGCGCCGGAGGCGGTCGACGCCTTCATCCACGAGCTCGCGCATGGCGGCCTGTTCGGCGGCCGGCTGAACAATCTCGAATTGAAGTTCTCGACTGCGGAGGCAATTCCGTTCGGCCGGCTCAAGGTGCGGCTGAAGAAGGAGATCGTCACGCTCGGCGACGAGGCCGCCGACCCGACCCGGCAGGTCGGCACTTATGTCGATGCGGCCGAATGGAACACGCTGATCGCGGCGCCCGACACGCTCGTCCTCGACACCCGCAACGCCTTCGAGGTCGCGATGGGGACGTTCGAGGGCGCGGTCGATCCCGGCATCAGAAGCTTCGGCCAGTTCAAGGACTTTGCCGCCGAGCAACTCGATCCGGCCAGGCATCGCAGGATCGCGATGTTCTGCACCGGCGGCATCCGCTGCGAGAAGGCGAGCGCGCATCTGCTCGCGCGCGGCTTTGCCGAGGTCTATCACCTCAGGGGCGGCATTTTGAAATATCTGGAAGAGGTGCCGGAGGCGCAGAGCCGCTGGCGCGGCGAATGTTTTGTGTTCGACGAGCGCGTCGCGCTCGGTCACGGTTTGCGCGAAAAAGACAAGGGACACGGCCGTGACAAATGA
- the ggt gene encoding gamma-glutamyltransferase, translated as MRNFHFPGRSTVHATNAMVATSHPQASLAAIEVLREGGTAVDAAVAGSALLGVIEPQSTGIGGDCFALIQPRGEGKIIAYNGSGRAPKAANADWYLERKINSVPLTSAHAVSIPGVIDAFATVLRDHGKFGFDRLLQPAIKAAEEGYVVAPRIAFDWKNQFEKLKGGTNTVRYLLPGGKPPVAGDVIRQAELGKTLRAIAKDGRDAFYKGAIAEDMVETLRGIGGLHTLDDFAAHTTETTTPIGTMYKGHDVWQCPPNGPGVTALLMLNILSRFDLTKYAPVSVERFHLEAEAARIAYMNREMHVASPEHMKINVAEMLEKGFADEHIAKIRMDGMLDLPNVAPPMNPSTIYITVVDKDRNVCSFINSVAHSFGSAIVSNKTGVLLQNRAGGFRIQPGHPNCIEGGKRPLHTIMPSLMTKGGRSVMPFAVMGGQYQPVGQTHVVTNILDYGCDVQEAIDMPRGLHYEGQYQLENSVPADIVEGLKKLGHKTTSVVGPLGGAQAIWIDWDKGTLTGGSDPRKDGCALGY; from the coding sequence ATGAGAAATTTCCACTTCCCCGGCAGGTCCACGGTCCATGCCACCAACGCGATGGTGGCGACCTCGCATCCGCAGGCCTCGCTCGCGGCGATCGAGGTACTGCGCGAGGGCGGCACGGCGGTGGACGCGGCGGTGGCGGGCTCTGCGCTGCTCGGCGTGATCGAGCCGCAGTCGACCGGCATCGGCGGCGACTGCTTCGCGCTGATCCAGCCGCGCGGCGAAGGCAAGATCATCGCCTATAACGGCTCCGGCCGGGCGCCGAAGGCGGCCAACGCCGACTGGTATCTCGAGCGCAAGATCAATTCCGTGCCGCTGACCTCGGCGCATGCGGTTTCGATTCCCGGCGTGATCGACGCGTTCGCGACCGTGCTGCGCGACCACGGCAAGTTCGGCTTCGACCGGCTGCTCCAGCCCGCGATCAAGGCGGCGGAGGAAGGCTATGTTGTCGCGCCCCGCATCGCTTTCGACTGGAAGAACCAATTCGAGAAGCTGAAGGGTGGCACCAACACGGTGCGCTACCTGCTGCCGGGCGGCAAGCCGCCGGTGGCCGGCGACGTCATCCGCCAGGCCGAGCTCGGCAAGACGCTGCGTGCGATCGCCAAGGACGGCCGCGACGCCTTCTACAAGGGCGCGATCGCCGAAGACATGGTCGAGACCCTGCGCGGCATCGGCGGTCTGCACACGCTCGACGATTTCGCCGCCCACACCACCGAGACGACGACGCCGATCGGCACCATGTACAAGGGCCATGACGTCTGGCAGTGCCCGCCGAACGGCCCCGGCGTCACCGCGCTGTTGATGCTCAACATCCTGTCGCGCTTCGACCTCACCAAATACGCGCCCGTCAGCGTCGAGCGCTTCCATCTGGAGGCGGAAGCCGCGCGCATCGCCTATATGAACCGCGAGATGCATGTCGCCTCTCCCGAGCACATGAAGATCAACGTCGCCGAGATGCTCGAAAAGGGCTTTGCCGATGAGCACATCGCAAAAATCCGCATGGACGGCATGCTCGACCTGCCGAACGTCGCGCCGCCGATGAATCCCTCGACCATCTACATCACGGTCGTGGACAAGGATCGCAACGTCTGCTCGTTCATCAACTCGGTCGCGCATTCCTTCGGCTCGGCCATCGTCTCCAACAAGACCGGCGTCCTGTTGCAGAACCGCGCCGGCGGTTTCCGCATCCAGCCGGGCCATCCCAACTGCATCGAGGGCGGCAAGCGCCCATTGCACACGATCATGCCGAGCCTCATGACCAAGGGCGGCCGCTCCGTGATGCCGTTCGCGGTGATGGGTGGACAGTATCAGCCGGTCGGACAGACCCACGTCGTGACCAACATCCTCGACTATGGTTGCGACGTGCAGGAGGCGATCGACATGCCGCGCGGCCTGCACTACGAGGGCCAGTACCAGCTCGAGAACAGCGTGCCGGCCGACATCGTCGAGGGCCTCAAGAAGCTCGGCCACAAGACCACCAGCGTGGTTGGCCCGCTCGGCGGCGCGCAGGCGATCTGGATCGACTGGGACAAGGGCACGCTCACCGGTGGCTCGGATCCGCGCAAGGACGGCTGCGCGCTGGGCTATTGA
- a CDS encoding (2Fe-2S)-binding protein yields the protein MSDNSSSRPSGFDRRAFMTGVAGGVLVPLTARAAAQDARPPAAQDPALPVEVTLRVNGQDKRLQLDARTTVLDALRDHMGLTGSKKGCDHGQCGACTVLIGDRRVVSCLTLALAAEGEEITTIEGLATNERLHPMQQAFVDNDAFQCGYCTPGQIMSAIACVKEGHAGSEADIREYMSGNICRCAAYPNIVAAVKQAAPEIMKG from the coding sequence ATGTCCGACAATTCAAGTTCCAGACCATCCGGATTCGATCGGCGCGCCTTCATGACGGGCGTCGCCGGCGGCGTGCTTGTTCCGCTGACCGCGCGCGCGGCCGCGCAGGATGCGAGACCGCCAGCTGCGCAGGATCCGGCGCTTCCCGTCGAGGTCACGCTACGGGTGAACGGCCAGGATAAGCGCCTCCAACTCGACGCGCGCACCACGGTGCTCGATGCGCTGCGCGATCATATGGGCCTCACCGGCAGCAAGAAGGGCTGTGACCACGGCCAGTGCGGCGCCTGCACGGTGCTGATCGGCGACCGCCGGGTCGTCTCCTGCCTGACGCTCGCGCTCGCCGCCGAAGGTGAGGAGATCACGACCATCGAAGGCCTCGCCACCAATGAGCGCCTGCATCCGATGCAGCAGGCCTTCGTCGACAACGACGCCTTCCAATGCGGCTATTGCACGCCCGGCCAGATCATGTCGGCGATCGCCTGCGTCAAGGAGGGGCACGCGGGAAGCGAGGCCGACATCCGCGAATATATGAGCGGCAACATCTGCCGTTGCGCCGCCTATCCCAACATCGTCGCCGCCGTGAAGCAGGCCGCGCCCGAGATCATGAAGGGTTAG
- a CDS encoding FAD binding domain-containing protein, producing MRPFSYQRATDPNMAVQALSAAAAANDPLTQATAQPLAGGTTLIDLMKLDVMRPVAIVDINPLAPGWSAIEPGGDKLRLGALAKMSDVAAHDEIQRNYPVIANSLKLAASAQLRNMATLGGNVMQRTRCSYFRDVSYQSCNKRNPGSGCAAIDGVNRMHAVLGISDQCIATYPGDFAQALIALDATVEIVGKSGARNMPFAQLHKAPGNTPDIETSLQPGELISAFVIPGRWPRSVYLKARDRQSFEFALSSAAIALDLPDGTIRDARVALGGVATVPWRAREAEALLKGQKFDEGLAQRVADAAFADARGRQHNSFKIALGKRVVARALQQAVTMEI from the coding sequence ATGCGACCTTTTTCATATCAGAGGGCGACAGACCCCAATATGGCCGTGCAGGCATTGAGCGCCGCCGCAGCCGCCAACGATCCGCTGACCCAGGCGACGGCGCAGCCGCTTGCCGGGGGCACCACGCTGATCGATTTGATGAAGCTCGATGTGATGCGACCCGTCGCGATCGTCGATATCAATCCGCTCGCACCCGGCTGGTCGGCAATCGAGCCGGGCGGCGACAAATTGCGGCTTGGCGCGCTTGCGAAAATGTCCGATGTAGCGGCGCATGACGAGATCCAGCGCAACTACCCCGTCATCGCCAATTCCCTGAAGCTTGCGGCCAGCGCCCAGTTGCGCAACATGGCGACGCTCGGCGGCAACGTGATGCAGAGGACGCGCTGCAGCTATTTCCGCGATGTTTCGTACCAGAGCTGCAACAAACGCAATCCCGGCTCCGGCTGTGCCGCGATTGACGGTGTCAACCGCATGCATGCGGTGCTCGGCATCTCCGACCAGTGCATCGCGACCTATCCCGGCGACTTTGCGCAAGCGCTGATCGCGCTTGACGCCACCGTCGAAATCGTCGGCAAGTCCGGCGCGCGCAACATGCCGTTTGCCCAGCTGCACAAGGCGCCGGGCAATACGCCCGACATCGAGACCTCGCTCCAGCCCGGTGAGCTGATCTCGGCCTTCGTCATTCCCGGCCGCTGGCCACGCTCGGTCTATCTCAAGGCGCGCGACCGGCAATCCTTTGAGTTCGCGCTGTCGTCGGCTGCCATCGCGCTCGACCTACCGGACGGCACGATCCGGGACGCGCGCGTTGCGCTCGGCGGCGTCGCCACCGTGCCCTGGCGGGCACGCGAGGCGGAAGCCCTGCTGAAGGGGCAGAAGTTCGACGAAGGGCTGGCGCAGCGCGTCGCCGATGCCGCTTTTGCAGACGCGAGGGGCCGACAGCACAACAGCTTCAAGATCGCGCTCGGCAAGCGCGTGGTGGCACGCGCGCTCCAGCAGGCCGTAACGATGGAGATCTGA
- a CDS encoding xanthine dehydrogenase family protein molybdopterin-binding subunit: protein MTAAAPEPKANMGRSVPRYDAVSKVTGRATYASDMPLPNPAYAFLVTSAIAKGRVDGFDLDDARRVRGMIEIVTHENAPKLKESKLFSNGGYAGTTIQPLKSAEIAHDGQIIAVVIAESYEAAREAANRVKVSYTATTPTATFDSPGTTTAAAKGQNALFKEDPKVGDFAKAFDAAEVKLTASYDTPTQHHNPMELFTTSCVWMGDDLVIYEPSQYVYGLKNGVAEQLGIDADKVRVVNPYVGGGFGSRGSMTPRTAIIAGIARRLNRPVKLVPTRDQGFTITTHRAETRHEIKLGASRDGKLVALRHEGAEVSSRPDAYCVGGTKTTTRLYACPNVDSLVSIVRADRNTPGFMRSPPEVPYLFALESAMDELAVKLNMDPVELRRINDTTNEPIGGKPYTSRSLMACFDEAAKAFGWAQRSPEPKSMSEGDWLIGYGCAATCYPTQMAPSAARVRLQRDGRTRVEIAGHEIGTGAYTVIAQTAAERLGVPLEKVSVFMGDSDLPPAPVAGGSNSTASTCSAVMMVCDQIRQRLFKAVMPGDSLTDKARETIGMGQAPTTQAAKSDRPLDIEKAFDALGVGLVEEYGEWKPDGAPLDSFKAMHSGHVRLVGGPEMKDKIAYAFGAEFVEVRVNRFTHEIRAPRLVGAFAAGRIMNPRTARSQLMGGLIWGMSSALLEATEIDERTARYVNHNLADYLVPVNADVAGVEVILLSEQDDHINPAGAKGLGELANVGTNAAICNAIHHATGQRIRKLPVRLENIEV from the coding sequence ATGACCGCTGCTGCCCCCGAGCCGAAGGCGAATATGGGCCGGTCCGTGCCGCGCTATGACGCGGTCTCGAAGGTCACGGGGCGGGCGACCTATGCGTCCGACATGCCGCTGCCCAATCCGGCCTATGCGTTCCTCGTCACCAGCGCCATCGCCAAGGGTCGCGTCGACGGTTTCGATCTCGACGATGCCAGGCGTGTCCGCGGTATGATCGAGATCGTCACGCATGAGAACGCGCCGAAGCTGAAGGAGTCGAAACTGTTCAGCAATGGTGGTTACGCCGGGACCACGATCCAGCCGCTGAAATCGGCCGAGATTGCCCATGACGGCCAGATCATCGCGGTCGTCATCGCCGAAAGCTATGAGGCTGCGCGCGAAGCCGCCAATCGGGTCAAGGTCAGCTATACGGCCACGACGCCGACTGCGACTTTCGACTCGCCGGGAACGACGACGGCGGCGGCGAAGGGACAGAACGCGCTGTTCAAGGAAGATCCGAAGGTCGGCGATTTCGCCAAGGCGTTCGATGCGGCCGAGGTGAAGCTCACAGCGTCCTATGACACGCCGACGCAGCACCACAATCCGATGGAGCTGTTCACGACGAGCTGCGTCTGGATGGGCGACGATCTCGTCATCTACGAACCCAGCCAATATGTCTATGGATTGAAGAATGGCGTGGCCGAGCAACTCGGCATCGACGCCGACAAGGTCCGGGTCGTCAATCCCTATGTCGGCGGCGGATTTGGCTCGCGTGGCTCGATGACGCCGCGCACCGCCATCATTGCCGGCATCGCCAGGCGCCTGAACCGGCCGGTCAAGCTCGTGCCGACCCGCGACCAGGGCTTTACTATCACGACCCACCGCGCCGAGACTCGGCATGAGATCAAGCTGGGCGCCAGCCGTGACGGCAAGCTCGTCGCGCTCAGGCACGAGGGTGCAGAGGTCTCCTCGCGCCCCGATGCCTATTGCGTCGGCGGCACCAAGACCACGACGCGGCTGTATGCCTGCCCGAATGTCGACAGCCTGGTGTCGATCGTGCGCGCCGACCGCAACACGCCGGGCTTCATGCGTTCTCCGCCGGAGGTGCCGTATCTGTTCGCGCTGGAGAGCGCGATGGACGAGCTCGCGGTGAAGCTCAATATGGATCCGGTCGAGCTCCGCCGCATCAACGACACCACCAATGAGCCGATCGGCGGCAAGCCCTATACGTCGCGGTCACTGATGGCGTGCTTCGATGAAGCCGCGAAAGCGTTCGGCTGGGCGCAGCGCTCGCCCGAGCCGAAATCGATGTCGGAGGGCGACTGGTTGATCGGCTATGGCTGCGCCGCCACCTGCTATCCGACGCAGATGGCGCCGTCCGCGGCGCGCGTGCGGCTCCAGCGCGACGGCCGCACCCGGGTCGAGATCGCCGGCCATGAAATCGGCACCGGCGCCTATACGGTCATCGCGCAGACCGCGGCCGAGCGGCTCGGCGTGCCCCTGGAAAAGGTCTCCGTTTTCATGGGCGACAGCGACCTGCCGCCGGCGCCGGTCGCGGGCGGTTCGAATTCGACCGCCAGCACCTGCTCGGCGGTGATGATGGTGTGCGATCAGATTCGTCAAAGGCTGTTCAAGGCCGTGATGCCGGGCGACAGCCTCACCGACAAGGCGAGGGAAACGATCGGCATGGGCCAGGCGCCGACAACCCAGGCGGCCAAGAGTGATCGGCCGCTCGATATCGAGAAGGCATTTGATGCACTCGGTGTCGGCCTGGTCGAGGAATATGGCGAGTGGAAGCCGGACGGCGCGCCGCTGGATTCGTTCAAGGCGATGCACAGCGGGCATGTGCGGCTGGTCGGCGGTCCCGAGATGAAGGACAAGATCGCTTATGCGTTCGGCGCCGAGTTCGTCGAGGTCCGGGTCAACCGCTTCACCCACGAGATCCGTGCGCCGCGGCTGGTGGGCGCCTTTGCGGCAGGCCGCATCATGAACCCGCGCACGGCGCGCAGCCAGCTCATGGGCGGGCTGATCTGGGGCATGTCCTCGGCGCTGCTCGAGGCCACCGAGATCGACGAGCGCACCGCGCGCTACGTCAATCACAATCTCGCCGACTATCTTGTGCCGGTGAATGCGGACGTGGCAGGCGTCGAGGTGATCCTGCTCTCCGAGCAGGACGATCACATCAACCCCGCAGGTGCGAAGGGGCTCGGCGAGCTCGCCAATGTCGGCACCAATGCCGCGATCTGCAACGCGATCCATCACGCCACGGGCCAGCGCATCCGCAAGCTGCCGGTGCGGCTGGAAAATATCGAGGTTTGA
- a CDS encoding FKBP-type peptidyl-prolyl cis-trans isomerase, translating into MQRFQRVLLAIMSALAITVIGGVSTFVSTTASAQTAGKTMTTASGLQIIDTVAGDGASPKPGQICVMHYTGWLYENGQKGKKFDSSVDRKEPFEFPIGKGRVIAGWDEGVASMKVGGKRTLIIPPQLGYGARGAGGVIPPNATLMFDVELLAVK; encoded by the coding sequence ATGCAGCGTTTTCAGCGCGTGCTCCTCGCCATCATGTCGGCACTCGCGATCACCGTGATCGGCGGCGTCTCGACATTCGTTTCCACCACGGCCTCGGCCCAGACCGCAGGAAAGACCATGACCACAGCTTCAGGCTTGCAGATCATCGACACCGTCGCCGGCGACGGCGCCTCGCCAAAACCCGGCCAGATCTGCGTGATGCATTACACCGGCTGGCTCTATGAGAATGGCCAGAAGGGCAAGAAATTCGACTCGTCGGTCGATCGCAAGGAGCCGTTCGAGTTTCCGATCGGCAAGGGGCGCGTCATCGCCGGCTGGGACGAGGGCGTCGCCTCGATGAAGGTCGGCGGCAAGCGCACGCTGATCATTCCGCCGCAGCTCGGCTACGGCGCCCGCGGCGCCGGCGGTGTGATCCCGCCGAACGCGACGCTGATGTTCGACGTGGAATTGCTCGCGGTGAAGTGA
- a CDS encoding CsbD family protein, with amino-acid sequence MGSTSDKIKGTANEAIGKAKQGIGEATGSDRMKGEGAVQEVKGKGQQAMGDAKDAAKEAIDRAAAAARRATE; translated from the coding sequence ATGGGTAGCACGAGCGACAAGATCAAGGGCACCGCCAACGAGGCAATCGGCAAGGCCAAGCAGGGCATCGGCGAGGCCACCGGCTCCGATCGCATGAAGGGCGAAGGCGCGGTCCAGGAAGTGAAGGGCAAGGGCCAGCAGGCCATGGGCGATGCCAAGGACGCGGCGAAGGAAGCGATCGATCGCGCCGCCGCAGCGGCACGTCGCGCGACAGAGTAG
- a CDS encoding cupin domain-containing protein codes for MTGHDHSHTHHDHDHDDRWKHDGVRVIPGNQLDTNVPSTAGMDRAAAINFARVGAQKLWAGTVSIRPDAKTGAHHHGHLESVIYVVKGKARMRWGESLQFTAEAGPGDFIFVPPYVPHQEINASPDEVLECVLVRSDGEAVAINLDIEPVEKPETVLWVDPIHRDPNEKK; via the coding sequence ATGACCGGCCATGACCATTCGCATACCCACCATGACCACGATCATGACGATCGCTGGAAACATGACGGCGTGCGCGTCATTCCCGGCAACCAGCTCGATACCAACGTGCCGTCAACGGCAGGCATGGATCGCGCGGCCGCGATCAATTTCGCACGCGTCGGCGCGCAGAAATTGTGGGCGGGCACGGTCAGCATCAGGCCCGACGCCAAGACCGGCGCGCATCACCACGGCCATCTCGAAAGCGTCATCTATGTGGTGAAGGGCAAGGCGCGGATGCGCTGGGGCGAGAGCCTGCAATTCACCGCGGAAGCCGGCCCCGGCGATTTCATTTTCGTCCCGCCTTACGTGCCGCATCAGGAGATCAACGCCAGTCCCGATGAGGTGCTGGAATGCGTGCTGGTGCGCAGCGACGGCGAGGCGGTCGCGATCAATCTCGACATCGAGCCGGTCGAGAAGCCCGAGACCGTGCTGTGGGTCGACCCGATCCATCGGGACCCGAACGAGAAGAAGTAA
- a CDS encoding VOC family protein: protein MPRMIFLNLPVTDLKRATAFYEAIGATRNPQFSDDTASCMVFSETIYAMLTTHDKFRQFTPKPIADAKTSNQALFCLSADSRNEVDDIVDRAEAAGGVADPSPKDEYSFMYGRSFEDPDGHMWGVNWLDMAAAPKQPDMANA, encoded by the coding sequence ATGCCCAGGATGATCTTCCTCAATCTGCCAGTGACCGACCTCAAGCGCGCGACCGCCTTTTACGAGGCGATCGGCGCGACCAGGAACCCGCAATTTAGCGACGATACGGCGAGCTGCATGGTCTTTTCCGAGACCATCTACGCGATGCTGACGACCCATGACAAATTCCGTCAGTTCACGCCGAAGCCGATCGCGGATGCAAAGACCTCGAACCAGGCGCTGTTCTGCCTGTCCGCCGACAGCCGGAACGAGGTCGATGATATCGTCGACCGTGCCGAGGCCGCAGGCGGGGTGGCAGATCCCAGCCCGAAGGACGAGTACAGCTTCATGTACGGCCGCAGCTTCGAGGACCCGGATGGTCACATGTGGGGGGTGAACTGGCTGGACATGGCAGCGGCCCCCAAGCAGCCCGACATGGCGAACGCCTGA
- a CDS encoding VOC family protein, which yields MSKLVPCMWFNGDAEEAAKFYVSLVPNSAITHVQRNVSDGPSGKEGSVLVVEFTVAGQPLVALNGGMKMEYTHALSLMIHCDDQAQVDSVWNAFLAHGGREEQCGWLRDGWGVAWQVVPKVMFEFLTSPDKAAAARAMQAMMKMVKLDVDVLRRAFEGKSAA from the coding sequence ATGTCCAAGCTCGTGCCCTGCATGTGGTTCAACGGCGACGCCGAGGAAGCCGCGAAGTTCTACGTCTCGCTCGTGCCGAATTCGGCGATCACGCACGTCCAGCGCAACGTCTCGGATGGCCCGTCCGGCAAGGAAGGCTCCGTGCTCGTCGTCGAGTTCACGGTGGCCGGCCAGCCTCTGGTCGCGCTCAACGGCGGCATGAAGATGGAATACACCCACGCGCTCTCGCTGATGATCCATTGCGATGATCAGGCCCAGGTCGACAGCGTCTGGAATGCCTTCCTCGCGCATGGCGGCAGGGAAGAGCAGTGTGGCTGGCTCAGGGACGGCTGGGGCGTGGCCTGGCAGGTGGTGCCGAAAGTCATGTTCGAATTCCTGACGAGCCCGGACAAGGCCGCCGCCGCGCGCGCGATGCAGGCGATGATGAAGATGGTGAAGCTCGACGTGGATGTCTTGCGCCGCGCGTTCGAGGGCAAGTCGGCGGCGTGA